One genomic region from Parerythrobacter aestuarii encodes:
- the pdxH gene encoding pyridoxamine 5'-phosphate oxidase yields MPEPLASSEVPVTDPFALFAEWMAEARASELNDSNAMALATATPSGAPSVRMVLLKDHGPQGFTFYTNAESRKGEEIRANAQAALLFHWKSLRRQIRIEGPLNEVDPQVADDYFHSRARDSQLGAVASDQSRPLPDRRVFVDRFAEAKARFANGEIERPAHWTGFTLEPQRMEFWRDRPNRLHDRRLFTRTGHGWANTLLYP; encoded by the coding sequence ATGCCAGAACCGCTCGCAAGCAGTGAAGTCCCTGTCACCGATCCTTTTGCCCTCTTCGCGGAGTGGATGGCGGAGGCGCGCGCGAGCGAACTCAACGATTCCAACGCCATGGCACTGGCTACAGCAACGCCAAGCGGGGCTCCATCGGTGCGGATGGTGCTATTGAAGGATCACGGGCCGCAAGGGTTCACTTTCTATACCAATGCCGAAAGCCGCAAAGGCGAGGAGATCCGCGCCAATGCGCAGGCGGCGCTGCTGTTCCACTGGAAGAGCCTGCGCCGCCAGATCCGCATCGAAGGCCCGCTGAATGAAGTCGACCCGCAAGTCGCGGACGACTATTTCCACTCGCGTGCCCGGGATTCGCAGTTGGGCGCGGTAGCATCCGACCAGTCACGCCCTTTGCCGGATCGGCGGGTGTTCGTGGATCGCTTTGCCGAGGCTAAGGCGCGATTCGCCAACGGGGAAATCGAGCGCCCCGCGCATTGGACGGGGTTCACGCTTGAGCCACAGCGGATGGAGTTCTGGCGAGACCGGCCCAACCGGCTACATGATCGCCGTCTTTTTACCCGCACCGGCCACGGCTGGGCCAATACGTTGCTCTATCCATGA
- a CDS encoding mannose-1-phosphate guanylyltransferase encodes MSSLIHPVILCGGGGTRLWPRSRQQAPKPFLRLLGERTLFQQTLDRVSDRSVFAAPIVVAGVAHIPLIVEQAAGQDIAIIAEPMGKNTAPAIALAAHRMPAGEVMLVCPSDHYIGDTAAFVGAAQSARQLALDGRLVSFGITPNAPETGYGYIKRGVSLPEGYEIERFVEKPDLETAQQFLAEGGYSWNGGIFAFASDRYLSELAQHRPDMAAKVQAAVSDGASDGITFTPEEASFATIDGDSIDYAVMEATTSAAVVPVSMGWSDIGNWQALRDAREGQSSGPHELVDCVDVMVLSDGPRVSAVGLEDVIIVVDGDEVLVTSGAGAQKVGKLTGASGR; translated from the coding sequence ATGAGCAGTTTGATTCATCCGGTTATTCTTTGCGGCGGCGGAGGCACGCGCCTGTGGCCCCGCAGCCGCCAGCAAGCGCCCAAGCCCTTCCTTCGCTTGCTTGGCGAGCGGACCCTGTTCCAGCAAACACTGGATCGCGTGTCCGACAGGTCGGTCTTTGCCGCCCCCATCGTGGTAGCAGGCGTCGCGCACATCCCGTTGATCGTCGAACAGGCTGCAGGGCAGGATATTGCTATCATTGCCGAGCCGATGGGCAAGAACACCGCACCGGCAATTGCGCTGGCGGCCCATCGCATGCCGGCGGGCGAAGTCATGCTGGTATGCCCAAGCGATCACTACATCGGCGATACCGCTGCATTTGTGGGCGCAGCACAATCGGCCCGGCAACTCGCCCTTGACGGCAGGCTGGTGTCGTTCGGGATTACGCCAAACGCTCCTGAGACGGGGTATGGCTACATCAAGCGTGGCGTGTCCTTGCCCGAAGGGTACGAAATCGAGCGCTTTGTCGAGAAACCCGACCTCGAAACCGCACAGCAATTCCTCGCCGAAGGCGGTTACAGCTGGAACGGCGGGATCTTTGCCTTCGCTTCTGATCGATACCTGAGCGAGCTCGCACAGCACAGGCCCGACATGGCAGCAAAGGTCCAAGCGGCCGTGAGCGATGGTGCCAGCGATGGCATCACCTTCACGCCCGAAGAGGCCTCGTTCGCGACCATCGATGGCGACTCGATCGACTATGCAGTGATGGAAGCGACAACATCGGCCGCCGTCGTGCCGGTTTCGATGGGCTGGTCCGACATCGGCAACTGGCAAGCCTTGCGCGATGCCCGCGAGGGGCAATCCAGCGGCCCGCATGAGCTGGTCGATTGCGTCGATGTCATGGTCTTGTCGGATGGCCCGCGCGTGTCGGCTGTTGGCCTGGAGGATGTCATCATCGTGGTCGATGGCGATGAAGTGCTGGTGACCAGCGGAGCCGGAGCGCAGAAAGTCGGCAAGCTGACCGGGGCGAGCGGTCGATGA
- a CDS encoding class I mannose-6-phosphate isomerase — protein sequence MNAILTTHTVEKVWGRDILPPPFSNEGAARIGEIWFDPPAQLPELLVKYLFTSERLSVQVHPDDEQAPAGSRGKEECWYILDAEPGAQLAIGLKNALSEGELKAAALDGSIEDLLDYHTVKPGDFFYLPAGTIHAIGPGISLIEIQQNCDITYRLYDYGRPRELHLDAAMEVAKCEPYGHQWHRSLGETGAVSIVEGPHFRLDRVEGRPGDELRSKYAGKCLLIPLAGHFAIGTVEVEPGGCALVEDIDMVDCAEDSRALITQPC from the coding sequence ATGAATGCGATCCTGACCACGCACACCGTGGAGAAGGTCTGGGGCCGGGACATACTGCCACCACCATTCTCGAACGAAGGCGCGGCCCGCATCGGAGAAATCTGGTTCGATCCCCCGGCGCAATTGCCCGAACTGCTGGTCAAATACCTGTTCACGAGCGAGAGGCTGTCGGTGCAAGTGCACCCTGACGATGAACAAGCCCCGGCTGGCTCGCGCGGCAAGGAAGAGTGCTGGTATATCCTCGATGCCGAGCCTGGCGCGCAGCTCGCGATCGGCCTCAAGAACGCTTTGAGCGAAGGCGAACTGAAGGCCGCCGCGCTGGATGGTTCGATCGAGGACCTGCTTGATTACCACACGGTCAAACCAGGCGACTTTTTCTATCTCCCGGCAGGGACGATCCATGCCATCGGCCCGGGTATCTCCTTGATAGAGATCCAGCAGAACTGCGATATCACCTATCGGCTTTATGATTATGGCCGCCCCAGAGAATTGCATCTCGATGCTGCGATGGAAGTCGCCAAATGCGAGCCCTACGGCCACCAATGGCACCGCTCGCTGGGGGAGACAGGTGCCGTCTCCATAGTGGAAGGGCCGCACTTCCGGCTCGACCGCGTCGAGGGGCGACCAGGCGACGAGCTACGCAGCAAGTATGCCGGCAAGTGCCTGCTAATTCCGCTGGCCGGACACTTCGCAATTGGGACAGTGGAGGTGGAGCCGGGCGGTTGCGCGCTGGTCGAAGACATCGATATGGTCGATTGCGCGGAAGACAGCCGAGCGCTCATCACCCAGCCCTGCTAA
- a CDS encoding O-antigen ligase family protein yields the protein MVKELARTQGAPLVVALLLGIIMPVITAIAFPTYMHQMPTPSWEWARLLELPFVFCEIGVVMWASHQKCDRAKLWFALPRDVRVAAVIFLFAIVISSTIMSTRMAATLTMGLMTVIHGLFALAVYHLFMQTRSRSPDLFLSLHGLGLAVLALYTAWWFATPPPASEVMGGVIEWRSAVPSFISVRHLGSWTGAIAAGFAIQILFCHRDEELGWEHFFYFLAAAITIWSGTRAAILAIVAVVIIMTIALRRLPAMRNVGRAALLTGLALLAAWLFLWEQDSAFYLWYPGDMDGMVEATSGRTNLWLRGIALWVESPWFGWGTGAYFWEAEPGNQTQPHNFLIQFLVSWGLVGALAATWLVGRGIVAVHKAALAAPAYLGVLGMMYGLLFQSLLEGMLHYPRFIVSIIALGALVLAQAHSGRIAPQHH from the coding sequence ATGGTAAAGGAACTGGCAAGAACTCAGGGCGCGCCTCTCGTGGTCGCCTTGCTGCTCGGCATCATCATGCCGGTCATCACCGCGATCGCCTTTCCGACCTATATGCATCAGATGCCCACTCCATCGTGGGAATGGGCGCGCTTGCTCGAACTGCCTTTCGTCTTTTGCGAAATCGGAGTGGTGATGTGGGCTTCACATCAGAAATGCGACCGCGCCAAACTGTGGTTCGCCCTGCCGCGCGACGTGCGTGTGGCGGCGGTGATTTTCCTGTTTGCGATCGTGATCAGCAGCACGATCATGTCGACCCGCATGGCGGCAACGCTGACGATGGGTTTGATGACAGTGATCCATGGCCTGTTCGCCCTGGCAGTCTATCACCTGTTCATGCAAACCCGATCCCGCAGTCCGGACCTCTTCCTCAGCCTGCATGGTCTCGGCCTCGCAGTCCTGGCGCTTTATACTGCGTGGTGGTTTGCCACGCCGCCACCCGCCAGCGAAGTGATGGGCGGAGTGATCGAATGGCGATCCGCCGTTCCCAGTTTCATCAGCGTCCGACATCTGGGATCGTGGACCGGCGCGATCGCGGCTGGCTTCGCGATCCAGATTCTTTTTTGCCATCGGGACGAAGAGCTGGGCTGGGAGCATTTCTTCTATTTCCTCGCCGCTGCAATCACGATCTGGTCGGGCACTCGAGCTGCGATCCTGGCGATTGTCGCTGTGGTGATAATCATGACCATCGCTCTGCGTCGCCTTCCCGCGATGCGCAATGTCGGTCGCGCCGCCCTGCTCACCGGGCTGGCCTTGCTGGCGGCGTGGCTGTTCCTGTGGGAGCAGGATAGCGCCTTCTACCTTTGGTATCCCGGCGACATGGACGGAATGGTCGAGGCGACTTCGGGCCGGACCAACCTGTGGCTGCGTGGCATCGCCCTGTGGGTCGAATCGCCGTGGTTCGGGTGGGGGACAGGGGCCTATTTCTGGGAAGCCGAACCCGGCAACCAGACCCAGCCGCACAATTTCCTGATCCAGTTCCTGGTGTCTTGGGGACTTGTAGGCGCTCTTGCTGCAACCTGGCTTGTCGGGCGAGGAATTGTTGCGGTGCACAAGGCAGCGCTGGCAGCACCCGCCTATCTGGGAGTGCTGGGCATGATGTATGGTTTGTTGTTCCAGAGCTTGCTGGAAGGGATGCTGCACTACCCGCGCTTTATCGTGTCGATCATCGCGCTGGGAGCATTGGTGTTGGCGCAAGCCCACTCCGGTCGTATCGCACCTCAGCATCACTGA
- a CDS encoding J domain-containing protein gives MADPYATLGVSRTATEAEIKSAYRKLAKELHPDRNKDNPKAAEKFSVVTQAYDLLSDKDQRARFDRGEIDAEGNPTNPFAGMGGGGFRGGGGQRQYRPEDFQGFGTDDIDLGDIFEGLFGGGGGRARQSGSPFGRRGPQPPPRKGADIAYRLKVPFVDAATRRDQRITLADGKTIDVKLPAGVEDGTKIRLKGKGEQGPGGAGDGIVTLAVDSHTFFERDGDNVRLDLPLTLDEAVHGAKVKVPTVDGPVMLTIKPGMSGGTVMRLTGKGFSGRSGKRGDQLVKLQIALPEDIAELSERLKDWQDEGNPRGKLGV, from the coding sequence ATGGCAGATCCGTATGCAACTCTGGGCGTTTCGCGCACCGCAACTGAGGCGGAGATCAAGAGCGCCTATCGCAAGCTCGCCAAGGAGCTGCATCCGGACCGCAACAAGGACAATCCCAAGGCTGCAGAAAAGTTCTCTGTGGTCACGCAGGCCTACGATCTCTTGTCGGACAAGGATCAGCGCGCCCGTTTCGATCGCGGAGAGATCGATGCCGAGGGCAATCCCACCAACCCCTTCGCCGGGATGGGAGGTGGCGGCTTTCGCGGCGGAGGCGGCCAGCGCCAGTACCGACCTGAAGACTTTCAGGGGTTCGGAACCGACGACATCGATCTGGGCGATATTTTCGAAGGGCTGTTCGGCGGCGGTGGCGGACGCGCGCGCCAGAGCGGTTCGCCGTTCGGCCGACGCGGACCGCAACCCCCTCCTCGCAAGGGCGCGGACATTGCTTACCGGCTGAAGGTCCCTTTCGTCGACGCTGCGACGCGGCGTGACCAGCGGATCACGCTCGCCGATGGCAAGACCATTGACGTGAAGCTGCCCGCCGGGGTCGAAGACGGGACCAAGATCCGGCTCAAAGGCAAGGGCGAGCAAGGCCCCGGGGGAGCCGGCGACGGTATTGTGACCCTTGCCGTCGATTCGCACACGTTTTTCGAACGCGATGGCGACAATGTCCGGCTCGACTTGCCCCTGACACTCGACGAAGCCGTGCATGGCGCGAAAGTGAAGGTCCCGACAGTCGACGGGCCGGTCATGCTGACGATCAAGCCCGGAATGTCGGGCGGAACGGTCATGCGGCTGACAGGCAAGGGCTTCAGCGGAAGAAGCGGCAAGCGCGGTGACCAGTTGGTCAAACTCCAGATTGCCCTGCCCGAGGATATTGCCGAGCTCTCGGAGCGCTTGAAAGACTGGCAAGACGAAGGCAACCCTAGGGGCAAACTGGGCGTCTGA
- a CDS encoding YihY/virulence factor BrkB family protein: MSKQQESRTIPTPELPNASERIVHSPTPEERRRQASLASAIAARVGPGSRAFQIIKRVAIGTFNDGFIHAGNLAYLSMLAIFPFFITAAAIFTVVGEQSEQLRTINAVLAAMPPLVGDVIGPAARNAVEARSGWLLWVGGAVGLWTVGSLIETLRDILRRAYGTEPVHAFWQYRLLSTGMIVIAVVLLLLSLIAQVAISTAQEVIASSFPWLTEVATQLSLSQIIPAIGVFGSVYLLFLTLTPFAYRGKAYPKWPGALLVTLWWLGVTVALPTILRRFFTYDLTYGSLAGIMIAMLFFWLVGLGMVVGAELNAALAEPGGEDRVGAGDEAD, encoded by the coding sequence GTGTCCAAGCAGCAGGAGAGCAGGACCATCCCAACACCTGAGCTGCCCAATGCGAGCGAGCGGATCGTTCATTCACCCACACCAGAAGAGCGGCGCAGGCAGGCCAGTCTCGCAAGTGCCATAGCGGCCCGCGTAGGCCCCGGTTCACGCGCTTTCCAGATCATCAAGCGGGTCGCCATCGGCACGTTCAATGATGGCTTTATCCATGCCGGCAACCTCGCCTACCTTTCCATGCTGGCGATCTTTCCCTTCTTCATCACCGCTGCTGCCATCTTCACTGTCGTAGGCGAGCAGTCGGAGCAGTTGCGCACCATCAATGCCGTGCTCGCAGCCATGCCGCCGTTGGTAGGCGATGTAATCGGCCCTGCGGCCCGCAATGCTGTCGAGGCTCGTTCCGGCTGGCTGCTTTGGGTCGGGGGGGCCGTGGGCCTGTGGACTGTGGGGAGCCTGATCGAGACCCTGCGCGATATCCTGCGCCGGGCCTATGGAACCGAGCCGGTGCATGCCTTCTGGCAATATCGCCTGCTCTCAACCGGGATGATCGTCATCGCGGTAGTGCTGCTGCTGCTGTCGCTGATCGCGCAGGTCGCGATTTCCACTGCGCAAGAGGTCATTGCATCCTCATTCCCGTGGCTGACAGAAGTGGCAACCCAGCTTTCGCTTTCGCAGATCATTCCGGCCATCGGCGTGTTCGGCTCAGTGTACCTGCTGTTCCTGACGCTGACCCCGTTTGCCTATCGCGGCAAGGCCTATCCCAAATGGCCCGGCGCTCTGCTGGTGACGCTGTGGTGGCTGGGTGTAACCGTCGCCCTGCCCACTATCTTGCGGCGCTTCTTCACCTATGACCTGACCTATGGCTCGCTGGCCGGGATCATGATCGCGATGCTCTTTTTCTGGCTTGTAGGGCTGGGGATGGTCGTAGGGGCGGAGCTCAATGCAGCCCTGGCCGAACCAGGCGGCGAAGACCGGGTTGGAGCGGGCGACGAAGCGGACTAA
- the fabI gene encoding enoyl-ACP reductase FabI: protein MTGLMAGKRGLIMGLANDKSLAWGIAKQLAEQGAELAFSYQGEALAKRVVPLAAQLGSDFCFDCDVSDMEALDRAFDTLKSRWQTIDFVVHAIGFSDKNELRGKYVDTSLDNFLMTMNISAYSLVAVARRAAGMMPEGGSILTLTYYGAEKVIPHYNVMGVAKAALETSVKYLANDLGPQNIRVNAISAGPVKTLAASGIGDFRYILKWNEYNAPLRRNITIEDVGGSGLYFLSDLSAGVTGETHHVDAGYHVVGMKQEDAPDIAVS, encoded by the coding sequence ATGACCGGTCTCATGGCAGGCAAGCGTGGGCTCATCATGGGGCTCGCCAATGACAAGTCGCTGGCCTGGGGTATTGCCAAGCAATTGGCCGAACAAGGGGCTGAACTGGCCTTTTCCTACCAGGGTGAAGCGCTGGCAAAGCGCGTTGTCCCGCTGGCAGCACAACTGGGATCCGACTTCTGCTTCGATTGCGACGTTTCGGATATGGAGGCGCTCGACCGCGCTTTCGACACCTTGAAGTCCCGCTGGCAGACGATCGATTTTGTCGTCCACGCGATCGGTTTTTCCGACAAGAACGAACTGCGCGGGAAATATGTCGATACCAGTCTCGACAATTTCCTCATGACCATGAACATCTCTGCCTACAGCCTGGTCGCAGTAGCAAGACGGGCCGCAGGGATGATGCCCGAAGGCGGATCGATCCTCACGCTAACCTATTACGGTGCGGAGAAAGTCATTCCGCATTACAATGTCATGGGTGTGGCCAAGGCAGCACTCGAGACCAGCGTAAAGTATCTCGCCAACGACCTCGGCCCGCAAAATATCCGCGTCAATGCGATCAGCGCCGGGCCGGTGAAGACGCTCGCGGCCAGCGGCATCGGCGATTTCCGCTACATCCTGAAATGGAACGAGTACAACGCACCGCTGCGCCGCAATATCACTATCGAGGATGTCGGCGGTTCCGGCCTCTATTTCCTGTCCGACCTGTCAGCCGGCGTGACGGGCGAAACGCATCATGTCGATGCCGGATATCACGTGGTGGGGATGAAGCAGGAAGATGCGCCCGATATTGCAGTAAGCTGA